A portion of the Nitrospiria bacterium genome contains these proteins:
- a CDS encoding nucleotidyltransferase domain-containing protein — protein MRKLTAKEKHVVEAFKKTIEEQYPGELVRLTLFGSKARGDASKESDIDIQVVFDLRTGSSVIGFASRATNSNWNTEWFCRFRSSVSNTSSTSKRSSHSSWRGWSGKGLWYES, from the coding sequence ATGAGGAAACTGACGGCTAAAGAGAAACATGTTGTTGAGGCATTCAAGAAAACCATAGAGGAACAATATCCTGGTGAACTGGTGCGATTGACTCTCTTTGGTTCTAAGGCTCGTGGAGACGCGAGCAAAGAATCGGATATTGATATCCAGGTGGTTTTCGATCTGAGGACTGGAAGCTCGGTGATCGGATTCGCGAGTCGGGCTACCAACTCGAACTGGAACACGGAATGGTTCTGTCGATTCAGGTCATCAGTCAGCAACACCTCGAGCACCTCAAAGCGATCCAGTCACAGTTCTTGGAGGGGGTGGAGCGGGAAGGGATTGTGGTATGAATCATGA
- the glmS gene encoding glutamine--fructose-6-phosphate transaminase (isomerizing): MCGIIGYIGNQDVVPILIEGLRRLEYRGYDSAGIAYLQHGRIEVCRSVGKLANLEAALSGKAPSGRIGIGHTRWATHGRPSEENAHPHRVGPLVLVHNGIIENYLALKHELQAEGRTFQSETDTEVIVHLIDRQMGRSKGFEEAVRSALKEVRGAYAICVLSEKEPDLLIAAREGCPLVAGTAEGQYFIASDIPAILNHTRNIILLDDGEMAVLTPKGITVKDAAGRPKEKRIETVSWNPVMAERGGYKHFMLKEIHEQPQAVLDTFRGRVFLERDEVALPEIGLTAAEAEDLRKISLVACGTSWHAALIGKFMIEELARIPVEVDIGSEFRYRDPVLDRRSLLIAISQSGETADTLAAVKEAKGKGARVISICNVVGSTMAREAHGVVYTHAGPEIGVAATKTFTAQLTALYLLAFHLGTMRKIPSPSRATKLLEDLQHLPLLIEETLKQDQAISELARQFFKYRDFLYLGRGINYPVALEGALKLKELSYIHAEGYPAGEMKHGPIALVDENMPVVVLAPKDKVYEKVLSNVMEVKARGGIIIAVATKGDQEIDTKTDQVIRVPPAPSLLTPVVLSVPMQLLAYHVAVLRGCDVDQPRNLAKSVTVE, encoded by the coding sequence ATGTGCGGTATTATCGGTTACATCGGCAATCAAGACGTGGTCCCCATTCTGATCGAAGGACTTCGGCGCTTGGAGTATCGGGGTTATGATTCGGCCGGGATCGCCTATCTTCAACACGGCCGCATCGAGGTGTGTCGGTCGGTGGGAAAGCTGGCGAATCTTGAAGCGGCCCTGTCCGGAAAGGCGCCCTCCGGTCGAATCGGCATCGGGCATACGCGATGGGCCACCCACGGGCGGCCCTCGGAAGAGAACGCCCACCCCCATCGGGTCGGACCGCTGGTTTTGGTGCACAACGGCATTATCGAGAACTATCTTGCGCTCAAGCACGAACTTCAGGCGGAGGGCCGTACCTTTCAGTCCGAAACGGATACCGAGGTGATCGTTCATCTCATCGACCGGCAGATGGGCCGGAGCAAGGGGTTCGAAGAGGCTGTCCGTTCGGCTTTAAAGGAGGTTCGCGGCGCTTACGCCATCTGTGTCCTTTCCGAAAAAGAGCCCGATCTTCTGATCGCGGCCCGGGAGGGCTGTCCGCTGGTCGCCGGTACCGCCGAAGGGCAATATTTCATCGCCTCGGACATACCGGCTATCTTGAACCATACACGAAACATCATTCTGTTGGACGACGGCGAGATGGCCGTGTTGACCCCGAAGGGAATCACGGTTAAGGATGCGGCGGGACGGCCGAAAGAGAAACGGATAGAGACCGTTTCGTGGAATCCGGTCATGGCCGAGCGGGGCGGCTACAAACATTTCATGCTGAAAGAAATCCATGAACAGCCGCAGGCCGTTTTGGACACCTTCCGTGGCCGCGTCTTTCTTGAACGAGACGAGGTGGCTCTGCCCGAAATCGGCCTGACGGCGGCGGAGGCGGAAGATCTCCGCAAGATTTCGCTCGTCGCCTGTGGAACATCGTGGCATGCGGCCCTCATCGGCAAGTTCATGATCGAGGAACTGGCCCGTATCCCGGTCGAAGTTGACATCGGATCGGAGTTCCGCTACCGTGATCCGGTCCTGGACCGTCGCTCGCTTTTGATCGCCATTTCCCAGTCGGGGGAAACGGCCGATACCCTGGCCGCCGTCAAGGAAGCCAAGGGCAAGGGCGCGAGAGTGATTTCGATCTGCAACGTGGTCGGGAGCACGATGGCCCGGGAAGCCCATGGGGTGGTGTATACTCACGCCGGACCCGAGATCGGCGTGGCGGCCACCAAAACGTTTACGGCCCAGTTAACCGCCCTCTACCTGCTGGCTTTTCATCTCGGGACGATGCGAAAAATCCCGAGTCCTTCGCGCGCAACGAAGCTTTTGGAAGACCTGCAACATCTTCCCCTGTTGATCGAGGAGACGCTAAAACAGGATCAGGCGATTTCGGAATTGGCACGGCAATTTTTCAAGTATCGGGATTTTCTGTATCTGGGCCGCGGGATCAATTACCCGGTCGCTCTGGAGGGCGCGCTGAAGCTGAAAGAATTGTCCTATATCCATGCCGAAGGCTACCCGGCGGGTGAAATGAAACACGGCCCGATCGCCCTGGTCGATGAGAACATGCCGGTGGTGGTCTTGGCGCCCAAAGACAAGGTCTACGAGAAGGTTCTGAGCAACGTGATGGAGGTGAAAGCCCGTGGAGGCATCATCATCGCCGTGGCCACGAAAGGGGATCAAGAGATCGACACGAAGACCGACCAGGTGATTCGGGTTCCCCCGGCGCCTTCTCTGTTGACGCCGGTCGTTCTTTCCGTCCCGATGCAGCTGCTGGCCTACCACGTCGCCGTACTTCGCGGCTGCGACGTCGATCAACCCCGAAACCTCGCCAAGAGCGTGACGGTGGAATGA
- the glmU gene encoding bifunctional UDP-N-acetylglucosamine diphosphorylase/glucosamine-1-phosphate N-acetyltransferase GlmU: MRIATVILAAGLGKRMKSKRAKVLHSIAGRPMILYSMETARRLPSNRILVVVAHQAEAVERILENQPAEIVHQGRPRGTGHAVLQTQATLADFQGPVLILNADVPLITIETLQSMLRTHRERGAELTLLTATISDPKGYGRVLRNPDGDLVSIVEEGDATPAQRSVREINTGFYVANAPFLYSALKELKSDNSQQEYYLTDIVQIAVRQGLKLGVVHAENSEEVAGINTRVDLARIERAVHRRIAERHMLEGVTLLDPRTAWIDADVTIGQDTLIHPNVRLEGASRIGEDCVIHSHTRITDSRLGTGVTVMDSCILVDSVLEEGATVGPFAHLRSGTILHKRAKIGNFVETKKTDMGEGSKANHLTYLGDAVIGKEVNIGAGTITCNYDGVNKHQTIIEDRVFVGSDTQLIAPVRIGRGAVIAAGSTITKDVPADSLVLARARQVTKKDWAKKRKTKKKINR; the protein is encoded by the coding sequence ATGAGGATCGCCACCGTGATTTTGGCCGCCGGCCTGGGTAAAAGGATGAAATCCAAGCGGGCAAAAGTGCTTCATTCGATCGCGGGTCGGCCCATGATTCTCTATTCCATGGAGACCGCCCGGCGGCTGCCGTCCAACAGGATCCTCGTGGTGGTGGCGCACCAAGCCGAGGCGGTGGAGCGGATCCTGGAGAATCAGCCTGCGGAGATCGTTCATCAGGGCAGGCCGCGGGGGACGGGACATGCCGTTCTGCAGACACAGGCGACCCTGGCCGATTTCCAGGGACCGGTTCTCATTTTAAATGCCGATGTGCCGTTGATTACAATCGAAACGCTTCAGTCCATGTTGCGGACCCATCGGGAACGGGGCGCCGAGTTGACGCTTCTGACCGCAACGATATCGGATCCAAAAGGCTACGGCCGTGTCCTTCGGAATCCGGATGGTGATTTGGTCTCCATTGTGGAGGAGGGGGATGCAACGCCGGCGCAGCGGAGCGTCCGCGAGATCAACACCGGTTTTTATGTGGCGAACGCCCCATTCTTGTATTCGGCATTAAAAGAGTTAAAATCCGACAATTCGCAACAGGAATACTATTTAACCGATATCGTTCAAATTGCGGTCCGGCAGGGTCTTAAATTGGGCGTGGTCCATGCGGAAAATTCGGAAGAAGTGGCGGGCATCAATACCCGCGTGGATCTGGCTCGAATCGAACGGGCCGTCCATAGGAGAATTGCGGAGCGGCATATGCTCGAAGGCGTAACCCTCCTGGACCCCCGAACAGCCTGGATCGACGCGGACGTGACGATCGGACAAGATACCCTGATTCATCCCAATGTCCGGCTGGAAGGCGCCAGTCGAATCGGAGAGGACTGTGTCATCCATTCGCACACAAGGATCACCGATTCTCGGCTGGGGACCGGCGTGACGGTGATGGATTCCTGCATCCTGGTCGATTCGGTGCTGGAAGAAGGCGCGACGGTGGGACCGTTCGCACATCTTCGTTCAGGGACGATCCTTCATAAACGGGCCAAGATCGGCAATTTCGTAGAAACCAAGAAGACCGACATGGGGGAGGGATCCAAGGCGAACCACCTGACCTATCTGGGAGACGCCGTGATCGGGAAAGAGGTCAATATAGGGGCGGGAACGATTACCTGCAACTATGACGGGGTCAACAAGCACCAAACGATTATTGAAGACCGCGTCTTCGTGGGAAGCGACACCCAGCTCATCGCGCCCGTCCGAATCGGCCGAGGGGCGGTCATCGCTGCCGGATCCACCATCACCAAGGATGTCCCTGCGGATTCCCTGGTCCTGGCCCGGGCCAGGCAAGTAACCAAGAAGGATTGGGCGAAGAAAAGAAAGACAAAAAAGAAAATAAATCGATAA
- a CDS encoding AAA family ATPase, whose amino-acid sequence MIFFELALYGIRNFTQLTRLAFKPGLNLIQGANGSGKSTICDVLLAVLSPISDRSVQSFRPQKPSDACQAGLIFKTKGERIYRLIRDFAGRKSSLSELDSSNKFHITTQEEEPIAKFLTDEMGGLPLNAFEGLFTMRGSWMPSARAVVETRLDHQASSPVLGSSPALAAETNTMPQDRTQKQKRLKELKAFLAQGDQLAAMEDQLSDLQARSAEAKRRLRMVTEKTAELSRLMQQGTGFESLRDLPEDYHLILETSAQQEHLKNEQLTTIAEDEEFVKQDLAAIPNQPFFLTKFFIAGGVLVLAALILMGALSLGNLFQNLMMVMLLAGAGLMGYAGYLDFGKMNKRKALELKSREAERQRARVEATFKKENAACMDLLKKTGSADVASLKEKIRNYERFAQARRELESQRDQFLGKKTPEELQNDVDTLSRQISDLESKLKSSSTLPSDIYLIQEEVRILEQDLAVSSSADPKPKLDPLPKVAGSDASGRPGFSKEGGDFLSGPLHTGIRTAGVQSLLLDRRSELNAQAARLIEKTGGAPEAVIVVNEQLQPALTTRTKTPVPWEVLSSGQQDICHFMLQLAVAQILSSSHPFPLILDNPLPVLDPPHQQMVLDILREIAQNRQVLLLSSAAYPSRTSDNLIQLK is encoded by the coding sequence GTGATCTTTTTCGAATTGGCCCTATACGGGATCAGAAATTTCACTCAACTTACCCGGCTGGCTTTCAAACCCGGTCTTAATCTTATTCAGGGCGCGAACGGCAGCGGGAAAAGCACGATTTGCGACGTCCTACTTGCCGTTCTCTCACCCATTTCGGATCGTTCGGTCCAAAGTTTTCGACCACAAAAACCCTCCGACGCCTGCCAGGCCGGATTGATCTTCAAGACGAAAGGTGAGCGGATCTATCGGCTTATTCGAGACTTCGCCGGCCGCAAAAGCAGCCTGTCCGAATTGGATTCGTCGAACAAATTTCATATCACGACGCAGGAGGAAGAGCCAATCGCAAAGTTCCTGACGGATGAGATGGGCGGTCTTCCTCTTAACGCGTTTGAAGGGCTTTTTACGATGAGGGGGAGTTGGATGCCATCGGCACGGGCCGTTGTAGAAACCCGTTTGGACCATCAGGCAAGCTCGCCGGTCTTGGGCTCCTCCCCCGCCCTTGCCGCCGAAACAAACACCATGCCCCAGGACAGGACACAGAAACAGAAACGGTTAAAGGAACTCAAAGCGTTCTTGGCCCAAGGGGATCAACTGGCGGCCATGGAAGATCAACTCTCCGACCTGCAGGCTCGTTCCGCGGAAGCGAAGCGACGTCTGAGAATGGTCACGGAAAAGACGGCCGAACTTTCACGATTGATGCAACAGGGGACCGGATTTGAATCCCTTCGCGACCTTCCCGAGGACTATCACCTCATTCTCGAAACTTCGGCCCAGCAAGAACATCTTAAAAACGAACAGCTGACCACGATCGCCGAGGATGAAGAATTCGTGAAACAGGATTTGGCGGCCATTCCGAATCAGCCGTTCTTTCTCACGAAATTTTTTATCGCCGGGGGAGTGTTGGTCTTGGCCGCGCTCATTCTGATGGGCGCCCTGAGCCTCGGAAATCTTTTCCAGAATCTGATGATGGTCATGCTCCTGGCCGGCGCCGGTCTGATGGGTTATGCCGGTTATCTGGATTTTGGAAAGATGAACAAACGAAAGGCGCTTGAGCTGAAATCCCGGGAAGCCGAACGACAACGGGCCCGGGTCGAGGCCACGTTCAAGAAAGAAAATGCCGCGTGTATGGATCTGCTGAAAAAAACCGGCTCCGCCGATGTGGCGAGCCTCAAAGAGAAGATCCGTAATTACGAGCGTTTTGCCCAGGCCCGTCGGGAACTGGAATCGCAACGGGATCAGTTTCTTGGCAAGAAGACGCCGGAAGAATTGCAGAACGACGTGGATACGCTGTCGCGGCAGATCTCCGATCTCGAATCCAAACTCAAGAGTTCCTCGACGTTGCCGTCGGATATCTACCTGATCCAGGAGGAAGTCCGCATCCTGGAACAAGATTTGGCCGTGTCGTCTTCGGCCGATCCAAAACCGAAACTCGATCCGCTGCCGAAAGTTGCCGGATCGGATGCGTCCGGACGTCCCGGATTTTCCAAAGAAGGAGGCGATTTCCTTTCGGGTCCACTCCACACCGGGATTCGAACCGCGGGGGTGCAATCCCTACTCCTGGATCGCCGTTCGGAACTAAACGCCCAAGCGGCCCGCTTGATCGAAAAAACGGGCGGGGCGCCCGAGGCGGTGATCGTCGTAAACGAGCAACTGCAGCCGGCGCTGACCACCCGGACAAAGACACCCGTCCCATGGGAAGTATTAAGCTCCGGGCAACAGGACATTTGCCATTTCATGCTTCAGCTCGCTGTCGCCCAGATCCTTTCATCATCCCACCCATTTCCCCTCATCCTTGATAACCCGCTGCCCGTTCTGGATCCCCCGCATCAGCAGATGGTACTGGACATTTTGCGGGAAATCGCGCAGAATAGACAGGTTCTTTTGCTTTCTTCGGCGGCGTATCCCAGCCGAACAAGCGACAACCTCATCCAACTTAAATAG
- the tmk gene encoding dTMP kinase, which yields MRGFFITFEGIEGSGKSTQIEILAHHLLREGHKVVTTREPGGTAFGEQIRRVLLSIKNRRLDTRAELFLYLASRTQHLEEVILPALKKGTIVLCDRFSDATLAYQGFGRRLDMNIVRAAVDYAAKGLIPDLTLLLDLDVGVGLNRVRDRGRSNRMDREQREFHQRVRAGYRRLARTEPGRIKIVEASQTPEDVAKDVKMMVDRRLVRRPVAKQNERGFHVVRSRF from the coding sequence ATGCGCGGCTTCTTCATCACGTTCGAGGGCATCGAGGGCAGCGGGAAAAGCACTCAGATCGAGATTCTGGCCCATCACTTGCTCCGTGAAGGACACAAGGTCGTAACCACCCGGGAACCCGGCGGGACCGCATTCGGTGAACAGATCCGCAGGGTATTATTGAGCATCAAGAACCGCCGATTGGATACGCGGGCCGAACTCTTTCTGTATTTGGCCAGCCGGACCCAACATCTTGAAGAAGTGATCCTACCCGCTCTAAAAAAAGGGACGATCGTCTTGTGTGATCGATTCTCGGACGCGACCCTCGCCTATCAGGGTTTCGGCCGCCGGCTCGACATGAATATCGTCCGGGCGGCGGTGGACTACGCGGCCAAGGGGCTGATTCCCGATCTGACCTTGCTTCTGGACCTGGATGTCGGCGTGGGACTGAATCGTGTCAGGGATCGCGGAAGGAGCAACCGCATGGACCGAGAACAGCGTGAGTTCCATCAACGCGTTCGGGCGGGCTATCGTCGTTTGGCCCGAACGGAACCCGGACGCATCAAGATCGTGGAGGCCTCGCAAACCCCGGAGGACGTGGCCAAGGATGTTAAAATGATGGTGGACCGGCGCTTGGTCCGCCGCCCGGTCGCCAAACAGAACGAACGAGGGTTTCATGTCGTCCGAAGCCGGTTTTGA
- the holB gene encoding DNA polymerase III subunit delta' — translation MSSEAGFETIVGHAHAKAVLTAALANDRVAHAYLFHGAAHIGKFLTAATFAKMGLCPHPKAGSASGLSTLASCGQCRSCLAVDSGSHPDFREVRPDGSQIKIGQIRELQDAIAFKPLIGSRKWFLVDEADAMNPEAANGFLKTLEEPPDHSVLILISARPQTLLPTILSRCQAVRFGPAPLPELTQWLQRRRGLGPKEAIVLAALAMGRIGIAAEADPAVLKSERDRVLDALSKERLEDPAELFNQPDELAATPEQLARSLDTIEVWLRDVLIARHDPDPTLLINQDVPERITTWSRAVSTDSVLETMTLIHHLRRAAPRNLNHALVLETVLLKLRDAVIGESAADSKPN, via the coding sequence ATGTCGTCCGAAGCCGGTTTTGAAACGATCGTGGGACATGCCCATGCCAAAGCCGTCCTAACAGCGGCTCTGGCGAACGACCGAGTCGCGCATGCTTATTTGTTCCATGGAGCAGCGCATATCGGGAAATTTCTGACGGCCGCGACCTTTGCCAAGATGGGTCTATGTCCCCATCCTAAGGCAGGCTCGGCCTCCGGCCTTTCGACGCTGGCCTCCTGCGGTCAATGCCGGTCCTGTCTGGCCGTGGATTCAGGAAGCCACCCCGATTTCCGGGAGGTGCGACCGGACGGCAGCCAAATCAAGATCGGACAGATTCGCGAATTGCAGGACGCGATTGCCTTCAAACCTTTGATCGGTTCACGGAAATGGTTTCTGGTTGACGAGGCCGACGCGATGAATCCCGAGGCGGCGAACGGTTTTCTGAAAACTTTGGAGGAGCCTCCGGACCACAGCGTTCTGATCCTGATCTCGGCCCGACCGCAAACCCTGCTGCCGACGATCCTTTCCCGCTGCCAGGCCGTCCGCTTCGGTCCGGCGCCGCTGCCGGAGCTGACGCAGTGGCTCCAGAGGCGACGGGGCCTCGGTCCGAAGGAGGCGATCGTGTTGGCCGCGCTGGCCATGGGAAGAATCGGGATCGCGGCCGAGGCCGATCCGGCGGTCTTGAAAAGCGAACGAGATCGGGTTCTCGATGCCCTTTCCAAGGAGCGGCTTGAAGATCCGGCCGAACTTTTTAATCAGCCCGACGAGTTGGCCGCGACGCCGGAGCAACTCGCACGATCGCTGGACACCATCGAAGTCTGGCTCCGAGACGTCCTGATCGCCCGGCACGATCCCGATCCGACCCTTCTCATCAATCAGGATGTCCCGGAAAGAATTACGACCTGGAGCCGTGCCGTCTCAACCGATTCGGTGCTGGAAACGATGACGCTGATCCATCACCTCCGGCGGGCCGCTCCCCGAAATCTCAATCACGCGCTCGTGTTGGAGACGGTGCTTTTGAAACTTCGCGACGCGGTGATCGGCGAATCGGCCGCAGACTCGAAGCCGAACTGA